The proteins below are encoded in one region of Nitrospira sp. SG-bin1:
- a CDS encoding glycerol-3-phosphate cytidylyltransferase, producing MITKVVPRDRLLSILSSERAQGKRIVFTNGCFDLMHIGHTRYLQAAKALGDILVVGVNSDTSVRTLGKAPDRPIVPEAQRAEILAALGCVDFVVVFDESDPLPLITAVQPDVLVKGGDWGIDRIVGREMVEARGGVVKTIPLVPGMSTTGLLQRIRSTTK from the coding sequence ATGATCACAAAGGTGGTGCCCCGCGATCGACTGCTTTCCATACTTTCCAGTGAACGGGCTCAGGGGAAGCGGATTGTTTTCACCAACGGCTGTTTCGACTTGATGCATATCGGACATACCCGATATCTGCAGGCGGCGAAGGCTCTCGGCGATATTCTGGTCGTCGGTGTGAACAGTGATACCTCGGTCCGCACCCTGGGCAAGGCGCCTGATCGACCGATTGTGCCCGAGGCACAACGGGCGGAAATACTGGCGGCCTTAGGCTGCGTGGATTTCGTGGTCGTTTTCGATGAATCGGACCCCCTCCCACTTATCACGGCCGTTCAACCGGACGTCCTGGTCAAGGGCGGGGATTGGGGGATCGATCGGATCGTCGGCCGTGAAATGGTCGAGGCTCGTGGAGGTGTGGTCAAGACGATCCCGCTGGTTCCCGGCATGTCCACGACGGGGCTTCTTCAACGCATCCGATCAACCACGAAGTAA
- a CDS encoding transcriptional regulator yields the protein MGGHSHWATIKRHKSAQDAKRGKIFTRIIRELTIAARSGGDPDGNPRLRLAIAKAKEANMPGDTMKKAIQRGTGELPGVTYEEFTLEGYGPGGTALLLEITSDNRNRTVAEIRSLFTKNHGNMAEAGAVAWQFQKKGLLTIEPGKVEEDTLLSLALDAGAEDVKTGEKSIEVITGPHEFEAVKKALADAKIETTLAEITYLPQNTIRLEEKSAEQMLRLMEILDEHDDVQKVHANFDIPDEVMEKVAATAAG from the coding sequence ATGGGTGGACATAGTCATTGGGCGACCATCAAGCGTCATAAGTCGGCGCAAGATGCGAAGCGCGGGAAAATTTTCACCAGAATCATCAGGGAGCTCACGATCGCGGCACGTTCCGGTGGAGACCCGGATGGAAATCCACGGTTGCGTCTGGCCATCGCCAAAGCCAAGGAAGCCAATATGCCTGGCGATACGATGAAGAAAGCCATTCAGCGCGGGACGGGGGAGTTGCCCGGCGTGACCTACGAGGAGTTCACTCTTGAAGGCTATGGTCCGGGCGGGACGGCCTTGCTTCTGGAGATCACAAGCGACAATCGGAATCGAACGGTGGCGGAGATTCGAAGTCTGTTCACGAAGAATCATGGGAATATGGCCGAGGCGGGCGCCGTGGCATGGCAGTTTCAGAAGAAGGGTCTGTTGACGATTGAACCGGGCAAGGTCGAGGAGGACACACTGCTCTCATTGGCATTGGACGCCGGAGCCGAGGATGTCAAAACCGGTGAGAAATCCATCGAGGTCATCACCGGACCTCATGAGTTTGAAGCCGTGAAAAAAGCGCTGGCGGATGCCAAGATCGAAACGACGCTTGCGGAAATTACGTACTTACCGCAGAATACCATCCGACTCGAAGAGAAGTCCGCCGAGCAAATGCTGAGGTTGATGGAAATCCTGGACGAACATGATGACGTTCAGAAGGTCCATGCCAATTTCGACATTCCGGACGAAGTGATGGAGAAAGTCGCTGCGACGGCGGCGGGATGA
- a CDS encoding phosphoheptose isomerase, which translates to MQTIVLTAFADSARVKQQFARDHADRIVQVATLIAKAFHNGNKVLLFGNGGSSTDAAHIAAEFVGRYKRERVPLPAIALATDIAAITCIANDYGYEELFARQVRAHGRQGDIAIGISTSGNSPNVLKGIEAARDCGLTTIAWTGANGGKLAGLVEHPFIVPSTVTSRIQESHITLGHVLCELVEDHLLGKAS; encoded by the coding sequence ATGCAAACGATTGTTTTGACCGCTTTTGCGGACAGCGCCCGCGTCAAGCAGCAGTTTGCGCGCGATCACGCCGATCGTATCGTGCAGGTCGCGACGCTCATCGCCAAGGCGTTCCACAACGGCAATAAGGTGCTTCTGTTTGGTAATGGGGGAAGCTCGACCGACGCCGCGCATATCGCCGCGGAGTTCGTGGGACGATACAAGCGCGAGCGGGTGCCCTTGCCCGCCATCGCCCTGGCGACGGACATTGCCGCCATCACCTGCATCGCCAACGACTATGGCTATGAGGAATTGTTTGCCCGCCAAGTGCGGGCGCACGGCCGACAAGGCGATATCGCCATCGGCATCAGTACGAGTGGGAATTCTCCCAACGTGCTGAAGGGGATCGAAGCGGCCCGCGACTGTGGCTTGACCACGATCGCCTGGACCGGCGCCAACGGCGGAAAGCTGGCCGGGTTGGTCGAGCATCCATTCATCGTCCCATCGACGGTCACGTCTCGGATTCAAGAAAGCCACATCACGCTCGGCCACGTCCTGTGCGAATTGGTAGAGGATCATCTCCTTGGGAAAGCGTCCTGA
- a CDS encoding protochlorophyllide oxidoreductase — protein sequence MIWSREAEQRLDNIPDFIRPMARKEVERMAKERGLSTITAQVMDEAKEKFMKFM from the coding sequence ATGATATGGTCTCGGGAGGCCGAACAACGGCTCGACAATATCCCGGATTTCATCCGCCCCATGGCGCGCAAAGAGGTTGAACGGATGGCCAAGGAGCGCGGATTGTCGACGATCACAGCGCAAGTGATGGATGAGGCCAAAGAGAAGTTCATGAAGTTCATGTAA
- a CDS encoding prephenate dehydratase, with protein sequence MSRDMSEYRKEIDRIDDEIIRLLNERSKCVIEIGKLKKEKDANANLHTAGREAEIIERLTKLNTGPFPSEAIPSVYREIMSASLSLEAPQKVAYLGPRATFTHMACMQKFGSSVQYVPVQSIKEVFSEVERGRANFGVVPIENTTEGVVNHTLDMFIDSSLLIYGEILQEVSHHLLSKTGLIEDVKKIYSHPHALAQCRNWLETNLPHVPAVEVASTARAAELCIDEPASAAIASELAGHLYGLKVIKARIEDNLNNFTRFLILSQKPSERTGKDKTSLMLSVKDKVGALYDLLRPFASHGINMTKIESRPSQRKAWEYIFFVDVEGHMNEERVNRAIEEVKARCLFMKILGSYPIHS encoded by the coding sequence ATGTCCAGAGATATGTCAGAATATCGTAAGGAAATCGACAGGATCGATGATGAAATTATTCGACTGCTCAATGAACGGTCGAAATGCGTCATCGAAATCGGCAAGCTCAAAAAAGAAAAGGATGCGAATGCCAACCTCCATACCGCCGGCCGGGAGGCGGAGATCATCGAACGGCTCACGAAACTCAACACAGGCCCTTTCCCCAGCGAAGCCATCCCATCGGTCTATCGAGAGATTATGTCGGCCTCCTTGTCACTTGAGGCTCCCCAGAAGGTAGCGTACTTGGGGCCGCGGGCCACCTTCACCCACATGGCTTGCATGCAGAAATTCGGCTCGTCCGTCCAGTATGTCCCGGTCCAGAGCATTAAAGAGGTGTTCAGCGAGGTCGAGCGGGGTCGGGCCAATTTCGGGGTGGTGCCGATTGAAAACACCACGGAGGGTGTCGTGAATCACACCCTCGACATGTTTATCGATTCCAGCTTGTTGATCTATGGAGAAATTCTTCAAGAGGTTTCGCACCATCTGCTGTCGAAAACGGGGCTCATCGAGGACGTGAAGAAAATCTACTCCCATCCCCATGCCCTTGCGCAATGCCGGAATTGGCTGGAGACCAATCTGCCGCATGTCCCCGCGGTTGAAGTCGCCAGCACGGCTCGGGCCGCCGAACTGTGTATCGATGAACCGGCCTCGGCTGCCATTGCATCAGAGCTGGCCGGCCATCTCTACGGGTTGAAAGTCATCAAGGCTCGTATCGAAGACAATTTGAATAATTTCACGCGCTTCCTGATTCTGTCTCAAAAACCGTCGGAGCGGACCGGGAAAGATAAGACCTCATTGATGCTGTCCGTGAAGGATAAAGTCGGGGCTCTCTATGACCTGCTCCGTCCTTTCGCCTCCCATGGAATCAATATGACGAAGATCGAATCCCGCCCCTCTCAACGCAAGGCGTGGGAGTACATTTTCTTTGTGGATGTCGAAGGACATATGAATGAAGAGCGCGTCAATAGGGCGATTGAAGAAGTGAAAGCGCGCTGCCTCTTTATGAAGATTTTAGGCTCCTATCCGATCCATAGCTGA
- a CDS encoding Holliday junction DNA helicase RuvB, translated as MTERFVTNRATDEERGQENVLRPQTLDEYVGQEKMKESLRICIEAAKQRGEALDHAIFYGPPGLGKTTIAHIIAREMGATLRSTSGLVLAHAGDLAAILTNLQEHDVLFIDEIHRLPASVEEALYPAMEDFQLDLVIGQGPAARTVKLDLPRFTLVGATTRAGSLTSPLRDRFGLVYRLEFYEPFELEAIVTRSAGVLGIGIDREGAAEISHRARGTPRIVNRLIRRIRDYAQVKADGHITAQVAKEGLAWVGIDEAGFDEMDRKILMTIMEKFNGGPVGVESLAAAVQEDKGTIEDVYEPYLIQAGFLDRTGRGRQVTRLAYDHFKRASPLLM; from the coding sequence ATGACTGAACGGTTCGTGACTAATCGCGCCACGGACGAGGAGCGGGGTCAGGAAAATGTCCTTCGGCCCCAGACGCTCGATGAGTATGTCGGCCAAGAGAAAATGAAAGAGTCGCTTCGTATTTGTATCGAAGCGGCCAAGCAGCGGGGAGAAGCCCTTGATCATGCCATTTTCTACGGACCGCCCGGTTTAGGCAAGACGACCATCGCCCACATTATCGCCAGAGAGATGGGCGCGACCTTGCGGTCCACGTCCGGGTTGGTCTTAGCCCATGCCGGTGACTTGGCGGCCATCCTGACCAATCTTCAGGAGCATGATGTGCTCTTTATCGACGAGATTCACCGCCTCCCCGCATCCGTCGAGGAAGCGCTGTATCCAGCCATGGAGGACTTCCAACTGGATCTGGTGATTGGACAGGGGCCTGCTGCCAGAACCGTCAAGCTGGATTTGCCTCGGTTCACCCTGGTCGGGGCAACGACCAGGGCCGGTTCACTGACATCCCCGTTGCGGGACCGATTCGGCCTGGTCTATCGGTTGGAATTCTATGAGCCGTTTGAGCTGGAGGCCATCGTGACGCGTTCGGCCGGAGTCTTAGGCATTGGGATCGATCGGGAGGGTGCTGCGGAGATCTCACACCGCGCGCGTGGAACTCCTCGGATCGTCAACCGACTGATTCGGCGGATCAGGGACTATGCCCAAGTCAAGGCTGATGGGCATATCACCGCACAGGTGGCCAAGGAGGGGTTGGCCTGGGTGGGCATCGATGAAGCTGGGTTCGATGAAATGGACCGCAAGATCCTGATGACCATCATGGAAAAGTTCAATGGGGGACCCGTCGGAGTGGAATCCTTGGCGGCCGCCGTCCAGGAAGACAAGGGCACGATCGAGGATGTGTATGAGCCCTATTTGATCCAAGCCGGTTTCCTTGATCGTACCGGTCGTGGTCGACAAGTGACTCGTTTGGCGTACGATCACTTTAAGCGGGCTTCTCCCTTACTCATGTAG